In Flavobacteriaceae bacterium, the following proteins share a genomic window:
- the acs gene encoding acetate--CoA ligase produces the protein MSHYHITNFEDYQTAYKDSVDNPETFWAAIAEENFVWSKKWDNVLSWDFTKPEVKWFDGAQLNITENCIDRHLEARGDKTAILFEPNHPDEAAQHITYSELYERVNQFANVLKAQGIQKGDRVCVYLPMIPELAISLLACARIGAIHSVVFAGFSATALATRINDSDCKLVITSDGAYRGAKTIDLKGIVDEALETCPCVDTVLVVKRIESTINMNSSRDKWLQPLLDAASKECAPEIMEAEDPLFILYTSGSTGMPKGMLHTTAGYMVYSAFSFKNAFQYNEDDVYWCTADIGWITGHSYIVYGPLANGATTVMFEGVPSYPDFGRFWEIVEKHNINQFYTAPTAIRALAKESLDLVNRHDLSSLKILGSVGEPINEEAWHWYNDNIGKKKCPIIDSWWQTETGGIMISPIPGVTPTKPTYATLPFPGIQPALMNEQGHEVNGNQVDGRLCIKFPWPSMARTIWGNHQRYKDTYFSAYENSYFTGDGALRDEVGYYRITGRVDDVIIVSGHNLGTAPIEDAVNEHPAVAESAIVGFPHNIKGNALYGYVTLKETGADRDRDNLRKEINQIITEHIGPIAKLDKIQFTNGLPKTRSGKIMRRILRKVAAKDTSRLGDISTLLNPEVVQDIIDNAL, from the coding sequence ATCAAACAGCATATAAAGATTCTGTAGATAATCCAGAAACGTTTTGGGCGGCTATAGCAGAAGAGAATTTTGTATGGAGTAAAAAATGGGATAATGTATTAAGTTGGGATTTTACAAAACCTGAAGTAAAGTGGTTTGATGGTGCTCAACTAAATATTACAGAAAATTGTATCGATAGACACTTAGAGGCAAGGGGCGATAAGACAGCCATTTTATTTGAACCTAATCATCCAGACGAAGCTGCACAACATATTACTTATTCAGAATTATATGAGCGTGTTAATCAATTTGCCAATGTATTAAAAGCACAAGGCATTCAAAAGGGAGATCGTGTATGTGTGTACTTACCTATGATCCCTGAATTAGCCATTTCGTTACTAGCCTGTGCACGAATAGGAGCAATCCATTCTGTAGTATTTGCTGGCTTCTCAGCAACAGCATTGGCGACTCGTATTAATGATAGTGATTGTAAATTAGTAATCACATCAGATGGCGCTTACCGAGGTGCAAAAACTATCGATTTAAAAGGCATTGTTGATGAAGCTTTAGAAACTTGCCCTTGCGTAGATACTGTTCTAGTCGTAAAACGAATAGAGAGTACTATTAATATGAATAGCTCTCGTGATAAATGGTTGCAGCCTTTATTAGATGCAGCCTCTAAAGAATGTGCTCCCGAAATAATGGAAGCCGAAGACCCATTATTTATTTTATACACATCGGGATCAACAGGAATGCCAAAAGGGATGCTACATACCACAGCAGGATATATGGTGTATTCAGCGTTTTCTTTTAAAAATGCGTTTCAATATAATGAAGATGATGTGTATTGGTGTACAGCAGATATTGGGTGGATTACTGGGCATAGTTATATTGTTTATGGTCCATTGGCTAATGGAGCAACTACGGTAATGTTTGAAGGCGTACCAAGCTATCCCGATTTTGGGCGCTTTTGGGAGATTGTAGAAAAACATAACATCAATCAATTTTATACAGCTCCCACAGCTATTCGTGCTTTAGCTAAAGAATCTTTAGATCTGGTTAATCGTCATGACCTATCCTCTTTAAAAATACTAGGTTCAGTTGGAGAACCTATAAATGAAGAAGCGTGGCACTGGTATAACGATAATATCGGAAAGAAAAAATGCCCAATTATCGATTCGTGGTGGCAGACCGAAACAGGAGGCATTATGATTTCTCCTATCCCGGGAGTAACCCCTACAAAACCAACCTATGCAACCTTACCATTTCCGGGGATTCAACCCGCTTTAATGAATGAGCAAGGTCATGAAGTAAACGGTAACCAGGTAGACGGACGTTTGTGTATCAAATTCCCTTGGCCATCTATGGCACGAACTATTTGGGGCAATCACCAACGTTATAAAGACACTTATTTCTCGGCTTACGAAAACAGTTATTTTACTGGTGACGGTGCATTACGCGATGAGGTAGGGTATTATCGTATTACAGGACGTGTAGACGATGTAATTATCGTTTCTGGACATAATTTAGGGACCGCACCAATAGAAGATGCGGTTAATGAGCACCCTGCTGTTGCCGAATCGGCTATTGTTGGATTCCCTCATAATATTAAAGGTAATGCACTGTATGGTTATGTAACTCTAAAAGAAACTGGAGCAGATCGAGATCGTGATAATTTACGTAAAGAGATCAATCAGATCATTACAGAACATATCGGACCTATTGCAAAATTGGATAAAATTCAATTTACTAATGGCTTGCCAAAAACCCGATCGGGTAAAATTATGAGACGTATTTTACGTAAAGTTGCTGCTAAAGACACTTCAAGATTGGGAGATATTAGTACACTATTAAACCCAGAAGTAGTACAGGATATTATAGATAATGCTCTTTAA